The sequence TGCCGGACTGGCAAACCCCCATGTCGGCTGGCTGGCTATCGACGAACTCGCAGAACTCTTCGCCCAATACTTTCATGCCGAAATCCTCTCCCCGAGGCTGATACCCGGCAAATGGACCGAGCGACTCATTCACCCCGACAAAACAGTATTCGAACCACTCCGTACCGACGGCGGCGACCTGCTGATTGTCATTGCAAGAAACCCCGGTGATCTCGCCATGATCAACGCCATAACAGACTGCCGCAAAAAATTCGGCAAACTCTACGCATTCATCACCGACTCATATTTTCATGCCGGATACGTCAAAGAAACCGCCGAATTCGACGCCATAACCGTAACCGCACAAGAAGACATCGCCTATCCCGCAGACCGATTCGGCATACCCATACACCAGCTCTATCAAGGCACAGACTGCCTCAACTGGGCTCCGGCAAAACGCCATGAACGCGAAATAGACATCATCGGATTCGGACGAACCCCACAAAGTTACCACACCTGCTTTTCAAAGCGCTTCCACCCCGCATCGTCGCCCAGCCTCTACCTGCACTCGCCCCTCGGTAATCTGACCGGACCAGGCATCCGACTCGAACGCGGCATGCTCTTCAAACTGCTGCACCGCTCCCGTATCTCGCTTGCATTTCACCTCTTTGTCGAGCCACAGGGCAACCGGCCTCGCTCCATGATGGTAACCAGCAGATGGCTCGAATCCCTGCTCTCCGGCTGCATCGTCGCTGGCAAACGCCCGGTCTCGCGCATGGCCGACGACATGCTCTTCTGGCCAGGAGCAACCACCGAACTCTCCGACGAACCCGAAAAAGCCGCAGACGAGCTCATCAGCCTGCTCTCCCGAAACGACGATCTCGAACAACAGCGCATCATAAACATAGCACAAACCATAACCCACCACGACTGGCGCTATCGGATAGAAACCTTCTGCAACCTGATGCAACTCCCCGTCCCGCCAGCACTGCAAGACGACAAAGCCCGACTAAAACAACTCTGCCCGAAACTATGAGAGTAAAAAAATCATGTCAGGAATTAAACCTCAAAAAGAACAGATGAGGGAACGTCGTTGAATCTTATGAATCCAGAAAAAGACCGGATTAACGAAGAAAAGAAAATATCGCTCGTTGCGGAAAAGGAGTATCGGGATCCGCTGCGGCATTAAATAATCTTAACTCCATACTTACGCAATGCGATGCGAGCGATACTCATCCCCCCCTCTCTCATTGAGAGAGAACCCGCAGAAAAACTCTCTCCACATGCAAGAGCAGAGTTCTCAAACAACAGCGAAAAAAACTCTAACCGATTTATTTATAACATGATGGCATTAATTAAAAAAACTGGCACTTGATTTGCAGCAATACAGAAAAGTCCAGACAGGTTGGAACCCCCTAACCAGCACAAGCCGATGAACATAATTGAACTGACATGAAACGGGTAGAATCGCCCATCATGAACAGCGAAGAAACCACCCGGGCGCCAGCCATGCCCGCAGGGCGGAAACACTCTTCAACCAGCCCATGAAACACACCCATCAGAACGACGGAAGCCAGGAATACCTGCCATCCATCGACTGCGTACTCATCGGAGTCAACTGCGCCAGCACCCTCAAACGATGCATCGACTCCATCCTGGCCTGCGACTATCCCAAAGAAAAGCTCCGCATCATCTATGTTGACGGAGGATCAAGCGATACGAGCAAAGCCATAGCGACGGCATATCAAAACGTCACGCTTATCGCGCTCGACCTCCTGCACCCGACTCCAGGCCTGCAGCGCAATGCTGGATGGAAAAACGGAACGGCCCCCTTCGTGCAATTCCTCGACTCCGATACCATCATCGACCCCGCCTGGCTCCGTGCTGCGACAACAGCCATACAAGACCCGGCAATCGGAGCAATCAACGGCTATCGCCGCGAACTGCACCCCGAACGCACCATCTACAACTGGATAGGCGACATCGAATGGAACGGCCCTCCAGGACAATCAGACTGCTTCGGCGGCGACGTACTCATCCGGCGCACTGCACTTGAAGAAAGCGGCGGATACGACGAAACCCTTGTCGGAGGCGAAGACCCCGAACTCAGCCGGAGAATTATCAGAAACGGATGGCAGATCAGGCGCCTCTACGCCCTCATGACCAGCCACGACCTTGCCATGACCACAATCAGGCAATATCTCAAACGAGGCTTCCGATCCGGTTACGGCTTCGCTGCCGTTCGCCTGCGCGAAGCAAAAGCAGGCAGCAGCTTCTGGAAACCGGAAAACCGCAAAATCCTCATCAAAGGCGGCGGATTCCTCATCGGCGCAACAGCGGCGCCCCTCATTGCGCTCACGCAGCACAACGTCCGGGGAACAATCCTCTCGCTCGCGAGCCTGCTCGGCGGCACAGCCCTGCTCCTCAACCCCAGGATATTCAAAGTCGAAAAATTCATGCGCGACAACAAACTCCGCCGCGAAGAAGCAAAAATCTACGCATGGCACTGCTCGCTCGTCGTGCTGCCACAGCTCCTCGGCATAATCCGATTCCATGCCGGCCGACTCCTCGGAAAACCGCTCACGAACAAACGAGCGGTACTCAAAACCGGACTCTCAACCACCCGGACATGAAAAAACAACCCATAGCTTACCTCTGCAGCGAGTACCCGGCCATCTCCCACACCTTCATCTACCGGGAAATCCAGTCGCTCCGCAAAGAAGGGTTCACCGTGCACACCGCATCCATCCACAAACCCGGCGGTCTCGACATCATGACCCCCGACGAACAGGAAGAGGCCCGAAACACCCTCATGGTGCTCGACCATTCGATACCGGCAATCGCCGGAGCACACATCCGCTGCCTCGCCGGCAACCCCAAAGGCTACCTCCGCATGGCCACAGCAGCGCTCGGGCTACTCGTCTCGGGTCCAAAAAGTCCGCTGAAAGCCATAGCCTACTTCGCCGAAGCTGGCATCCTGCTCCAGTGGACGCGCCTGAACGGCATCGCCCACATCCACGAACACTTCGCCAACCCCACAGCCATAGTCACCATGCTCATGAAACAATACGGCGGCATCACCTACAGTATCTCCGTGCACGGCCCTGACATATTCTACACCGTCGACACAGCCATGCTCCAGGAAAAAATCAGG comes from Chlorobium limicola DSM 245 and encodes:
- a CDS encoding glycosyltransferase, whose product is MKTSILYAGLANPHVGWLAIDELAELFAQYFHAEILSPRLIPGKWTERLIHPDKTVFEPLRTDGGDLLIVIARNPGDLAMINAITDCRKKFGKLYAFITDSYFHAGYVKETAEFDAITVTAQEDIAYPADRFGIPIHQLYQGTDCLNWAPAKRHEREIDIIGFGRTPQSYHTCFSKRFHPASSPSLYLHSPLGNLTGPGIRLERGMLFKLLHRSRISLAFHLFVEPQGNRPRSMMVTSRWLESLLSGCIVAGKRPVSRMADDMLFWPGATTELSDEPEKAADELISLLSRNDDLEQQRIINIAQTITHHDWRYRIETFCNLMQLPVPPALQDDKARLKQLCPKL
- a CDS encoding glycosyltransferase, which gives rise to MKHTHQNDGSQEYLPSIDCVLIGVNCASTLKRCIDSILACDYPKEKLRIIYVDGGSSDTSKAIATAYQNVTLIALDLLHPTPGLQRNAGWKNGTAPFVQFLDSDTIIDPAWLRAATTAIQDPAIGAINGYRRELHPERTIYNWIGDIEWNGPPGQSDCFGGDVLIRRTALEESGGYDETLVGGEDPELSRRIIRNGWQIRRLYALMTSHDLAMTTIRQYLKRGFRSGYGFAAVRLREAKAGSSFWKPENRKILIKGGGFLIGATAAPLIALTQHNVRGTILSLASLLGGTALLLNPRIFKVEKFMRDNKLRREEAKIYAWHCSLVVLPQLLGIIRFHAGRLLGKPLTNKRAVLKTGLSTTRT